The following are encoded in a window of Aromatoleum petrolei genomic DNA:
- a CDS encoding AMP-binding protein, with the protein MNAAEILLSAGADAAIAIECGERRVSYAELRDRVRRAAGAWQALGLAPGERVVVFAPDSDDWVEAYLGAIWAGGVVIGVNPRLSMTELTPILKECEARFVWCEPAQAGELQGLVATLPGAPAVVGGGVAARDWAQALAGAEGLEPMQLDAEAPALWIGTSGTTGTPKGVIHVQRVVANAHSFACSLAGLTSADRLYASSKLFFAYALGNSLFAGLRAGATVILDREWPTAERVEEMVAKHRPTLLFSVPTLYNKMLQTGVAARLAERGIRHFVSAGEALPLAIRQGWREQTGCSLISGYGTSETLCLMLYSDDDSGLMRPTPLTEVRFNPDVDADLPQRIWVRHTTVAVGYWKRPEAQVDFDNGWFSPGDMFLRHADGRLEYAGRNDDMLKIAGQWVSTLWVEQALAAHCGDTLQQIAAVGVDSADGLTALAVLVVAAPGRWAEARQRVEDGIAALPGHRRPRWVHWVDALPLTPTGKLQRGRLRALHERHAAAAA; encoded by the coding sequence ATGAATGCTGCTGAAATCCTGCTGTCGGCCGGCGCGGATGCCGCGATAGCCATCGAATGCGGCGAGCGACGAGTGAGCTACGCGGAATTGCGGGACCGCGTGCGGCGCGCGGCCGGAGCCTGGCAGGCCCTGGGGCTCGCTCCCGGCGAACGCGTGGTCGTGTTCGCGCCCGACAGTGACGACTGGGTCGAGGCGTATCTCGGCGCGATCTGGGCCGGCGGCGTGGTGATCGGCGTCAATCCGCGCCTGTCGATGACGGAGCTCACGCCCATCCTGAAGGAATGCGAGGCGCGCTTCGTGTGGTGCGAGCCGGCGCAGGCAGGTGAACTGCAGGGGCTGGTCGCAACGTTACCGGGAGCACCAGCGGTGGTCGGTGGCGGCGTCGCGGCGCGTGACTGGGCGCAGGCGCTCGCAGGTGCCGAAGGGCTCGAGCCCATGCAACTCGATGCCGAAGCGCCGGCCCTGTGGATTGGCACCTCCGGCACGACGGGCACGCCCAAGGGGGTGATCCACGTGCAGCGCGTGGTCGCGAACGCCCATTCCTTCGCCTGTAGCCTCGCCGGTCTGACGTCTGCGGACCGGCTATATGCAAGCTCCAAGCTGTTCTTTGCCTACGCGCTCGGCAACAGCCTGTTCGCGGGTCTGCGTGCAGGGGCCACCGTGATCCTTGACCGCGAATGGCCCACGGCCGAGCGTGTCGAGGAGATGGTCGCGAAACATCGGCCGACGCTGCTCTTCAGCGTGCCGACGCTGTACAACAAGATGCTGCAGACGGGCGTGGCGGCGCGGCTGGCGGAGCGCGGCATCCGCCATTTCGTGTCAGCCGGCGAGGCGCTGCCGCTCGCGATCCGCCAGGGCTGGCGCGAGCAGACCGGGTGCAGTCTGATCAGCGGTTACGGCACGTCCGAGACGCTGTGCCTGATGCTCTACAGCGACGACGACTCGGGCCTGATGCGCCCGACGCCGCTGACCGAGGTGCGCTTCAACCCGGACGTCGATGCGGATCTGCCCCAGCGCATCTGGGTGCGTCACACCACGGTCGCGGTCGGTTACTGGAAGCGGCCCGAGGCGCAGGTCGATTTCGACAACGGCTGGTTTTCGCCCGGCGACATGTTCCTGCGCCATGCGGACGGCCGTCTTGAATACGCCGGGCGCAACGACGACATGCTGAAGATCGCGGGCCAGTGGGTCAGCACGTTGTGGGTCGAGCAGGCGCTGGCGGCTCACTGCGGCGACACCCTGCAGCAGATTGCGGCGGTCGGCGTCGATTCGGCAGATGGTCTGACGGCACTGGCGGTTCTGGTCGTGGCCGCGCCGGGACGCTGGGCCGAGGCGCGCCAGCGGGTGGAGGACGGCATCGCCGCACTGCCGGGGCATCGACGCCCGCGCTGGGTGCATTGGGTCGATGCGCTGCCGCTGACGCCGACGGGCAAGCTGCAACGCGGCCGTTTGCGTGCGCTGCACGAGCGCCACGCCGCTGCCGCTGCCTGA
- a CDS encoding MFS transporter — protein sequence MSSKDAVDVQSFIDHQPFSGFQWLIFVLCFLIVLLDGFDTAAIGYIAPSLIQEWGVTKPDLAPVLSAALFGLAGGALLSGPLSDRLGRRLVLNVSVLVFALASMVSAFASDLQSLTVLRFLTGIGLGAAMPNAVTLISEYSPSKRRALITTAMFSGFPLGAAFGGFLAAWMIPHFGWRSVLVLGGVAPIVLVAVMLVWLPESVRYMVAKGHSTERIRAVLGRISAAAAALASSFHLTETVSIADGKSGLGVVLSRSRVVGSVMLWLAYFMGLVIFYALINWMPILFKDAGLDPKTATLISALFPLGGCAAVFVGWLMDRFNGNRIVAIAYALTAVSVFAIGQMVGNVGALVVVVFLAGTMMNAAQVSMPALAASFYPTQGRATGVAWMLGIGRFGGIAGSFLVAELARRKLGFSEVFMIVAIPGLLATTALIVKQFFHPETAPEQGEAAEGGALYLKEQVQGAH from the coding sequence GTGTCCAGTAAAGACGCCGTCGATGTTCAGTCCTTCATAGACCACCAGCCCTTCTCGGGCTTCCAGTGGCTCATATTCGTTCTGTGCTTCCTGATCGTGCTGCTCGACGGTTTCGACACCGCGGCGATCGGCTACATCGCGCCGTCGCTCATTCAGGAGTGGGGCGTCACCAAGCCGGACCTCGCGCCGGTGTTGAGCGCCGCGCTGTTCGGGCTTGCGGGTGGGGCGCTGCTGTCCGGTCCGCTGTCCGACCGACTCGGGCGCAGGCTGGTGCTGAACGTGTCGGTGCTGGTGTTCGCTCTGGCGAGCATGGTGTCGGCATTCGCGTCCGATCTGCAGAGCCTTACCGTGCTGCGCTTCCTCACGGGAATCGGTTTGGGGGCGGCAATGCCGAACGCGGTCACGCTGATCAGCGAATACTCTCCGTCGAAGCGCCGGGCCCTCATCACGACGGCGATGTTCTCGGGCTTCCCCCTGGGGGCGGCGTTCGGCGGCTTCCTCGCTGCGTGGATGATCCCGCATTTCGGCTGGCGCAGCGTGCTGGTGCTCGGCGGCGTGGCTCCCATCGTGCTGGTCGCGGTGATGCTGGTGTGGTTGCCGGAGTCGGTGCGCTACATGGTGGCGAAGGGGCATTCGACCGAGCGGATCCGTGCGGTGCTCGGCCGTATCTCTGCTGCCGCGGCGGCGCTTGCCTCATCCTTCCACCTTACGGAGACGGTTTCCATTGCGGATGGAAAGAGCGGACTGGGCGTCGTTCTGTCGCGCTCCCGCGTGGTGGGCTCGGTGATGCTGTGGCTCGCCTATTTCATGGGGCTGGTGATCTTCTATGCCCTGATCAACTGGATGCCCATCCTGTTCAAGGATGCCGGCCTCGATCCGAAGACGGCCACGTTGATCTCCGCGCTGTTCCCGCTCGGCGGTTGCGCAGCGGTGTTCGTCGGTTGGCTGATGGATCGTTTCAACGGCAACCGCATCGTCGCCATCGCCTACGCACTCACCGCGGTATCGGTGTTTGCGATCGGGCAGATGGTGGGCAACGTCGGGGCGCTGGTGGTCGTGGTGTTCCTCGCCGGCACGATGATGAACGCCGCACAGGTGTCGATGCCGGCGCTCGCGGCCTCGTTCTATCCGACGCAGGGCCGCGCCACGGGTGTCGCGTGGATGCTCGGCATCGGGCGTTTCGGCGGCATCGCAGGTTCCTTCCTGGTGGCCGAGCTTGCGCGCCGGAAGCTCGGTTTCAGCGAGGTGTTCATGATCGTCGCCATACCCGGCCTGCTCGCCACCACGGCGCTGATCGTCAAGCAGTTCTTCCATCCGGAAACGGCCCCCGAGCAAGGCGAAGCCGCGGAAGGCGGTGCGCTGTATCTGAAGGAGCAGGTGCAGGGCGCCCACTGA